A genomic segment from Gemmatimonadaceae bacterium encodes:
- a CDS encoding citrate synthase: protein MTDTITAPAPTAPSTELRATGSLDIKDSRTGKSYPVQILEGGVEGDTAIRAMDLRPIKTAPEEFGMMTYDPAFMNTASCKSAITFIDGDKGILRYRGYPIEQLAESATFLEVAWLLRNGELPSQNEYDRWVHDITYHTYVHENIKRFLEGFRYDAHPMSMLCSSVAALSSFYPEAKNIKDPDQRYISIIRLLAKLPTLAAFIYRHGKGLPFIYPDNDLGYVENFLSMVARMSEPQYEANPIFVKALEVLFILHADHEQNCSTNAVRAVGSSEVDPFSAIAAGIAALYGPLHGGANEAVLRMIEEIGHPKNVPTFIDSVKGGKGSRLMGFGHRVYKSYDPRAKIVKRLADQVFAQIGMDKDLEIALKLEEVALHDDYFVSRKLYPNVDFYTGLIYRSMAFPTDFFTVLFAVARTAGWLAQWEELLNDKEQKIARPRQIYIGYGEREFESRLKEKFPKTNKDGRKK, encoded by the coding sequence ATGACCGATACGATTACGGCGCCGGCGCCGACGGCACCAAGTACGGAGCTGCGCGCAACGGGTTCGCTCGACATCAAAGACTCCCGGACGGGCAAGAGCTATCCGGTGCAGATACTCGAGGGTGGCGTCGAGGGCGACACGGCGATCCGCGCGATGGACCTGCGACCGATCAAGACCGCCCCTGAAGAGTTCGGAATGATGACGTACGATCCTGCCTTCATGAACACGGCGTCATGCAAGAGCGCGATCACGTTCATCGATGGCGACAAAGGAATTCTTCGATATCGCGGCTATCCGATCGAGCAGCTGGCGGAGAGCGCAACGTTTCTCGAGGTCGCATGGCTGCTGCGCAATGGCGAGCTGCCATCACAGAACGAGTACGACCGATGGGTGCACGACATCACGTATCACACCTACGTGCACGAGAACATCAAACGCTTTCTCGAGGGATTCCGCTACGACGCGCACCCGATGTCGATGCTCTGCTCGAGCGTCGCTGCGCTATCGTCGTTCTACCCCGAAGCGAAGAACATCAAGGATCCTGATCAGCGGTACATCTCGATCATTAGACTACTCGCGAAGCTGCCGACACTTGCCGCCTTTATTTACAGACATGGTAAGGGATTGCCGTTCATTTACCCTGACAACGACCTCGGCTATGTTGAGAACTTCCTCAGTATGGTCGCGCGGATGTCGGAGCCGCAATACGAGGCGAATCCGATCTTCGTAAAGGCGCTCGAGGTGCTTTTCATTCTACATGCCGATCACGAGCAGAATTGTTCGACCAATGCTGTTCGTGCGGTCGGTTCTTCGGAAGTCGATCCATTCTCCGCAATCGCTGCGGGCATCGCGGCGCTCTACGGACCGCTGCACGGCGGCGCGAACGAGGCCGTCCTCCGTATGATCGAGGAGATCGGCCATCCAAAGAACGTGCCGACGTTCATCGACAGCGTGAAGGGCGGCAAGGGCAGCCGGCTGATGGGCTTCGGCCACCGCGTGTACAAGAGCTACGATCCGCGCGCCAAGATCGTGAAGCGCCTCGCCGATCAGGTCTTCGCGCAGATCGGCATGGATAAGGATCTGGAGATCGCACTCAAGCTCGAGGAGGTCGCGCTGCACGACGATTATTTCGTGTCGCGCAAGCTATACCCCAACGTCGATTTCTACACCGGGCTGATTTACCGGTCGATGGCGTTCCCCACCGATTTCTTCACCGTGCTCTTCGCTGTAGCGCGCACGGCCGGATGGCTCGCGCAATGGGAGGAACTGCTCAACGACAAGGAGCAGAAGATCGCGCGGCCGCGGCAGATCTACATCGGATACGGTGAGCGGGAATTCGAGTCGCGGCTGAAGGAGAAATTCCCCAAGACCAACAAGGACGGACGAAAGAAGTAG
- the crcB gene encoding fluoride efflux transporter CrcB: MIWCYVAIGSAVGGVARFALAAIIQQRVGPNFPVGTLLVNVSGSFLLGLIFRYALGTDAISLEVRALLTTGFCGGYTTFSTFSYDTMMLLEEGQSARASTYVVLSIVLSLAATWLGITTARALVATRTHG; the protein is encoded by the coding sequence ATGATCTGGTGCTACGTGGCGATCGGCAGTGCCGTTGGCGGCGTAGCGCGATTTGCGCTCGCCGCAATCATCCAGCAGCGCGTTGGGCCCAACTTCCCCGTGGGAACGCTCCTCGTCAACGTATCCGGATCGTTTCTTCTCGGTCTGATCTTTCGCTATGCGCTGGGCACGGACGCGATCTCGCTTGAGGTGCGCGCACTCCTCACGACCGGATTCTGCGGCGGCTACACGACCTTCTCCACGTTCAGCTACGACACGATGATGCTGCTCGAAGAAGGACAGTCGGCGCGCGCCTCGACCTATGTCGTGCTCAGCATCGTGCTATCCCTCGCGGCGACCTGGCTGGGGATCACGACAGCGCGTGCGCTGGTCGCCACGCGAACTCATGGCTGA
- a CDS encoding DUF190 domain-containing protein, whose protein sequence is MRIHIGERDKYNGHPLYSEIVQLLRKKHYAGATVYRAIMGFGASSHIRTDRFLELSLDLPIVVECIETEERIQAILPELDQMIGGGLITLERARVIMYRAGDQPAI, encoded by the coding sequence ATGCGCATCCATATCGGTGAACGTGACAAATACAACGGTCATCCGCTCTACAGCGAGATCGTTCAGTTGTTGCGAAAGAAGCATTACGCCGGTGCTACGGTGTATCGCGCCATCATGGGTTTCGGGGCGAGCAGCCACATTCGAACGGATCGCTTTCTCGAGCTCTCGCTCGATCTCCCCATTGTCGTCGAATGCATCGAGACAGAAGAGCGCATTCAGGCGATCCTCCCCGAGCTCGACCAGATGATCGGCGGTGGATTGATCACGCTGGAGCGCGCGCGCGTAATCATGTACCGCGCGGGTGACCAGCCAGCGATATGA